From a single Miscanthus floridulus cultivar M001 chromosome 8, ASM1932011v1, whole genome shotgun sequence genomic region:
- the LOC136475208 gene encoding RING-H2 finger protein ATL1-like translates to MDASQGSSSSANIFPMPQIPPLLFAPPPAAALPSSSLSLSSYSSSSSLRGHAPSITSFPILVLTVLGILAASVLLLAYYVFVIRCCLTWHRGSSDVAGLIVSRRGLRPQRTGTTTSGSTAPADAEPRGLEDAAIRALPAFSYRKKPAKTAAAADESSAPASECAVCLGEFEEGDRVRMLPACLHVFHLGCVDAWLQGNASCPLCRASADVAATLCRLPPLPPEEEVVVAIQVVVPGAEEDQDALPRYREATVAPAAEVEGEGTGEKTKSTINVLPPRMSFSMDGDAMAAGGEVHLQIQNILQRDSRTHDDHDSDSSGGGRV, encoded by the coding sequence ATGGACGCGAGccagggcagcagcagcagcgccaaCATCTTCCCGATGCCACAGATCCCCCCGCTGCTCTTCGCCCCGCCACCGGCGGCGGCGTTGCCATCTTCTTCCCTCTCTCTTTCCTCctattcctcctcctcttccttgcgCGGCCACGCGCCGTCCATCACCAGCTTCCCCATCCTCGTGCTCACGGTGCTGGGCATCCTCGCCGCCtccgtcctcctcctcgcctaCTACGTCTTCGTCATCCGCTGCTGCCTCACCTGGCACCGCGGCTCCTCCGACGTCGCCGGCCTCATCGTCTCCCGCCGCGGACTCCGCCCCCAACGCACCGGCACCACAACCTCCGGAAGCACCGCGCCCGCCGACGCCGAGCCACGCGGTCTCGAGGATGCCGCCATCCGGGCGCTGCCGGCGTTCAGCTACAGGAAGAAGCCCGCCAAGACCGCGGCGGCCGCCGATGAGTCGTCCGCCCCGGCGAGCGAGTGCGCGGTGTGCCTTGGCGAGTTCGAGGAGGGTGACAGGGTCAGGATGCTGCCCGCCTGCCTCCACGTCTTCCACCTCGGCTGCGTCGACGCCTGGCTCCAGGGCAACGCCAGCTGCCCGCTCTGCAGGGCCAGTGCGGACGTCGCCGCCACCCTCTGCCGCCTGCCCCCGCTGCCGcccgaggaggaggtggtggtggccatCCAGGTCGTCGTCCCCGGCGCCGAGGAAGACCAAGACGCGCTGCCACGGTACCGAGAGGCCACCGTGGCACCTGCTGCCGAGGTCGAAGGAGAAGGTACTGGTGAGAAGACGAAGAGCACCATCAATGTTCTTCCACCGAGGATGTCCTTCTCCATGGACGGAGACGCAATGGCTGCTGGTGGGGAGGTTCACCTGCAGATTCAGAACATCTTGCAGAGGGACAGCCGTACACATGATGATCATGACAgcgacagcagcggcggcggtcgGGTGTAG
- the LOC136475209 gene encoding protein KINESIN LIGHT CHAIN-RELATED 1-like, with protein MALRRAASVLLRTRLRGPVTSPARRALINPLLAPPRHHFSPRPLTPPPVPATAAAAAAVAEAAEEAFEAARSTNDMLAAFSRLEAAVPANDKRLALACLKLGQNLEASGSADASRVLALALRCLGILEASPNAATPASASASDAVSLAMALHLAGSASFDLSRFHDALSFLSRAIRLLAPLLPDGGVAFGAGEEPGGFDVRPVAHAVRLQLANVKTALGRREEALADMRTCLDLKESILPPGSRELGVAYRDLAEAYATLLDFKQALPFCQKALDLHESTLGKNSVEVAHDRRLLGVIYTGLEQHGQALEQNEISQKVMKSWGAAGPDLLHAEIDAANIKIALGKFDEAVSVLKNVAKQVDKDSEMRALVFISMAKALANQEKVGDTKRCLEIACDILEKKEFATADKVAEMYIEVSSLYEMVNEFEKAISLLKRSLGMLERIPQAQHLEGNVAARIGWLLLLTGKVTEAVPYLEDAVERMKDSFGPKHYGVGYVYNNLGAAYMEMDRPQSAAQMFALAKEVMDVSLGPHHSDTIEACQSLAKAYDAMGSYPLAMEFQKRVVDSWRNHGADARDELKEAMRLYNQIKAKALACLSPEGSANALPEPQEQETDSDTAKAVQR; from the exons ATGGCGCTACGCCGCGCCGCCTCCGTTCTCCTCAGGACCCGCCTGCGGGGGCCGGTCACGTCCCCCGCGCGCAGAGCCCTAATAAACCCTCTCCTCGCACCGCCCCGCCACCACTTCTCGCCGCGGCCGCTTACGCCGCCTCCCGTccccgccactgccgccgccgccgccgctgtcgcgGAGGCTGCGGAGGAGGCGTTCGAGGCGGCGAGGTCAACGAACGACATGCTCGCGGCCTTCTCCCGCCTCGAGGCCGCCGTGCCCGCCAACGACAAGCGCCTCGCCCTCGCCTGCCTCAAGCTCGGCCAGAACCTCGAGGCATCCGGCTCCGCCGACGCGTCCCGCGTCCTCGCGCTCGCGCTCCGATGCCTGGGCATCCTCGAGGCCAGCCCCAACGCCGCCacccccgcctccgcctccgcctcagaCGCCGTCTCGCTCGCCATGGCACTACACCTCGCGGGTTCCGCCTCCTTCGACCTCTCCCGCTTCCACGACGCGCTCTCCTTCCTCTCCCGCGCGATACGCCTCCTCGCTCCGCTCCTCCCCGACGGAGGCGTCGCGTTCGGGGCTGGAGAGGAACCGGGAGGGTTCGACGTGAGGCCCGTGGCGCACGCCGTGCGGCTGCAGCTGGCCAACGTGAAGACGGCGCTGGGGAGGCGGGAGGAGGCGCTCGCCGACATGCGCACCTGCCTCGACCTTAAGGAGTCCATTCTGCCGCCGGGCAGCCGGGAGCTGGGAGTCGCGTACCGGGACCTCGCGGAGGCGTACGCCACCCTGCTTGACTTCAAGCAGGCTCTGCCGTTCTGCCAGAAGGCGCTTGATCTGCACGAGTCGACGCTCGGCAAGAACTCCGTGGAGGTTGCGCACGACAGGCGCCTGCTTGGAGTGATATACACTGGGTTGGAGCAGCATGGGCAGGCGCTGGAGCAGAATGAGATTTCGCAGAAGGTAATGAAGAGCTGGGGTGCGGCTGGCCCTGACCTCCTGCACGCTGAGATTGACGCAGCAAACATCAAGATCGCATTGGGCAAGTTCGATGAGGCTGTCAGTGTGTTGAAGAATGTCGCTAAGCAGGTGGACAAGGATAGTGAGATGCGAGCTTTAGTTTTCATATCAATGGCGAAGGCACTCGCTAACCAGGAGAAGGTTGGGGACACAAAGAGGTGCTTGGAGATTGCTTGTGACATCCTGGAGAAGAAGGAATTTGCCACAGCTGACAAAGTGGCAGAGATGTATATAGAGGTATCCTCACTGTATGAGATGGTGAATGAGTTTGAAAAGGCAATATCTTTGCTGAAGAGGAGCCTGGGAATGCTTGAGAGGATCCCTCAGGCACAGCATTTGGAGGGCAATGTCGCAGCGAGGATTGGGTGGCTTTTGCTCTTGACCGGTAAGGTCACTGAAGCTGTCCCGTACTTGGAGGATGCAGTGGAGAGGATGAAGGACAGCTTTGGTCCGAAGCATTATGGAGTAGGGTATGTATATAACAACTTGGGTGCTGCTTACATGGAGATGGACCGACCACAGTCCGCTGCTCAGATGTTTGCGCTCGCTAAAGAAGTCATGGATGTCTCCTTAGGACCTCACCATTCAGATACCATCGAGGCTTGTCAGAGCCTTGCTAAGGCCTACGATGCTATGGGAAG TTATCCCCTGGCAATGGAGTTCCAAAAGAGAGTGGTGGATTCATGGCGAAATCATGGAGCTGACGCTAGGGATGAGCTCAAGGAAGCTATGCGACTCTACAACCAGATCAAGGCAAAGGCTCTCGCATGCCTATCACCTGAAGGTTCAGCAAACGCATTGCCTGAACCTCAGGAGCAGGAAACAGATTCTGATACTGCCAAAGCTGTGCAACGGTAG
- the LOC136475210 gene encoding malonyl-coenzyme A:anthocyanin 3-O-glucoside-6''-O-malonyltransferase-like: MAATKVLDRLKVGASPPAPGGVLPLTFFDVPWLFTGPVERVFFYPYAHTAEHFTAHLLPSLVSSLAATLHAFYPLLGRVRPCPDGGGGYEFFCSAGGEDGEAIELTVAESSDDFDELSGGDPRDVARLYALVPRLQPPEADGSFALAAAQVTVFPARGVAVGVSIHHVACDDSSYMHFVKTWAARCREAVGGADAVPVPPPPFLDRGVVADPEGLAARTLDEMRQLAANGPPPPPPAAAGPPPKLVIASFALTRDRIDGLKRRVAAKVADGGSGTGRVHCSAFTVACALAWACLARVGSSADERPRAHLLFSVECRRRLSPPIPQEYLGNCLRPCFVEVGAAELLGVDGVAAAAAAIGAAVAGLDGGVLDGAGGWFHKILSLVPERPMSVGGSPRYGVYETDFGLGRPTKVELVSIDKTPGTVSLAEGRDADAHAAGVEIGVVLPEADMARFSSCFADALEELCD, from the coding sequence ATGGCCGCCACTAAGGTTCTTGACAGGCTCAAGGTGGGAGCTTCGCCTCCGGCGCCCGGCGGCGTGCTGCCGCTCACCTTCTTCGACGTGCCTTGGCTCTTCACGGGCCCCGTGGAGCGGGTCTTCTTCTACCCCTACGCGCACACGGCGGAGCACTTCACCGCGCACCTCCTGCCGTCCCTCGTCTCCTCCCTCGCCGCCACGCTGCACGCGTTCTACCCGCTGCTCGGCCGCGTCCGGCCGTGcccggacggcggcggcgggtacGAATTCTTCTGCTCCGCCGGCGGGGAGGACGGCGAGGCCATCGAGCTCACCGTCGCCGAGAGCTCCGACGACTTCGACGAGCTCTCCGGCGGCGACCCGAGGGACGTCGCCCGGCTGTACGCGCTGGTGCCGCGGCTCCAGCCGCCGGAGGCCGACGGGTCCTTCGCCCTCGCGGCGGCGCAGGTCACCGTGTTCCCCGCCCGCGGGGTCGCCGTCGGCGTCTCCATCCACCACGTGGCCTGCGACGACTCCAGCTACATGCACTTCGTCAAGACCTGGGCCGCCCGGTGCCGGGAGGCCGTCGGCGGCGCGGACGCGGTGCCGGTCCCGCCGCCGCCTTTCTTGGACCGTGGCGTGGTCGCCGACCCCGAGGGCCTCGCCGCCAGGACGCTCGACGAAATGCGCCAGCTGGCGGCCAACggcccgcctccgcctccaccggCGGCGGCAGGCCCGCCGCCGAAGCTGGTCATCGCGTCGTTCGCGCTCACTCGCGACCGCATCGACGGACTGAAGCGGCGCGTGGCCGCCAAGGTCGCGGACGGCGGCAGCGGCACGGGGCGCGTCCACTGCTCGGCGTTCACGGTGGCGTGCGCGCTGGCGTGGGCCTGCCTGGCGCGCGTGGGCAGCAGCGCTGACGAGCGGCCCCGCGCGCACCTGCTGTTCTCGGTGGAGTGCCGGCGCCGCCTGTCGCCGCCAATCCCGCAGGAGTACCTGGGCAACTGCCTCCGTCCGTGCTTCGTGGAGGTGGGCGCGGCCGAGCTGCTTGGCGTCGACGGcgtggcggccgcggccgcggcgatCGGCGCGGCCGTCGCggggctcgacggcggcgtgctggACGGAGCCGGCGGGTGGTTCCACAAGATCCTGTCGCTGGTCCCCGAGCGGCCGATGTCGGTGGGCGGGTCCCCGCGGTACGGCGTGTACGAGACCGActtcgggttgggccggccgACCAAGGTAGAGCTGGTGTCCATCGACAAGACGCCCGGCACGGTCTCCCTGGCCGAGGGCCGCGACGCCGACGCGCACGCCGCCGGGGTGGAGATCGGCGTCGTGCTGCCGGAGGCCGACATGGCGCGCTTCAGCTCCTGCTTCGCCGACGCATTGGAGGAGCTCTGTGACTGA